One segment of Labilithrix sp. DNA contains the following:
- a CDS encoding RluA family pseudouridine synthase, which produces MTKVWIVRAGDGATVGDIVRKAHADESAIADGRVFVGKKRATAATQPVKVGDTVRVGAAASAAPPIEVLFQRAGVVACIKPAGLPTVPDHAGAAHSLVALVARQIGARVEALRITSRLDREVSGVVLFALDASAEEKLRAARAAGTYRRRYVAIAAGARGADAGAAGARGVDASASAGEWSAPIGRAKDPLLRAVGGADAKESLTRWRVVATGEGTLLLAVEPETGRTHQIRVHASHAGWPLLGDRDYGGPTRLTLANGAIVAPSRIALHAARVEVAGFVAEAPIPRELRDLWRACGGHDDAWLAACT; this is translated from the coding sequence GTGACGAAGGTCTGGATCGTCCGCGCCGGCGACGGCGCCACGGTGGGCGACATCGTCCGAAAGGCGCACGCCGACGAGAGCGCGATCGCGGACGGACGCGTGTTCGTCGGGAAGAAGCGCGCGACGGCGGCGACGCAGCCGGTGAAGGTCGGGGACACCGTTCGCGTCGGGGCAGCAGCGTCCGCGGCGCCGCCGATCGAGGTTCTGTTCCAGCGCGCCGGCGTCGTCGCGTGCATCAAGCCGGCGGGCCTCCCGACGGTGCCCGATCACGCCGGCGCCGCGCACTCCCTCGTGGCGCTCGTCGCGCGACAGATCGGCGCGCGCGTCGAGGCGCTGCGGATCACGTCGCGGCTCGATCGCGAGGTGAGCGGCGTCGTCCTCTTCGCCCTGGACGCAAGCGCGGAGGAGAAGCTACGCGCCGCACGCGCGGCGGGCACGTATCGACGACGCTACGTCGCGATCGCAGCCGGCGCACGCGGCGCGGACGCGGGCGCGGCCGGCGCACGCGGCGTCGACGCGAGCGCGAGCGCGGGGGAGTGGAGCGCGCCGATCGGACGCGCGAAGGACCCGCTGTTGCGCGCGGTCGGCGGCGCCGACGCGAAGGAGTCACTCACGCGCTGGCGCGTCGTGGCGACCGGCGAGGGGACGCTGCTCCTCGCGGTCGAGCCCGAGACGGGGCGCACGCATCAGATCCGCGTGCACGCGTCGCACGCGGGCTGGCCGCTCCTCGGCGATCGCGACTACGGCGGCCCCACGCGGCTCACGCTCGCGAACGGCGCGATCGTCGCGCCCTCCCGCATCGCGCTGCACGCCGCGCGCGTCGAGGTCGCAGGCTTCGTCGCGGAGGCCCCGATCCCACGCGAGCTCCGCGACCTCTGGCGCGCATGCGGCGGCCACGACGACGCATGGCTCGCGGCCTGCACATGA